In Actinomycetota bacterium, the genomic stretch TGCCCTTCCGGTCCCGGGTCGGATAGAGAGCGGCGTCGGTGATGGGTGGAAGCCCTGTTCAGGTCGACCGCTGTCGGATGACACCGGCCATGGCCGACAGGGCGGCTTACGCCACGCCTCGTGTGAGCACTTCGGTTGCGCGCTGCCTGGTCTCCGGTTCGGCCTTCTCCAGCGATCCCGAGTCATACGGAGGCTGGGGGTCGTACTCAATGACGAGCTGCAGCGCCCGGGCCTCGTCCTCGCCCGCCTCGCGGGCGGCCAGGGTCAAGGCCATGTCGATCCCGGCCGAGACGCCGCCGGCAGTGATGACCT encodes the following:
- a CDS encoding DJ-1/PfpI family protein, which encodes VITAGGVSAGIDMALTLAAREAGEDEARALQLVIEYDPQPPYDSGSLEKAEPETRQRATEVLTRGVA